The Mesorhizobium sp. B1-1-8 genome contains a region encoding:
- a CDS encoding glycosyltransferase family 4 protein has translation MHLLFATSIVPDGALASGYEIANAAIIAALRRAGVRVTVIGFIWPGKIPADPENTIVLGAIDVRTQSAPPQRKLAWVGKAILAGLTFASAKLRVVSDSEIRAAIERAGPFDGYVLNSVQFAGAFEELFADRPSIFVAHNVEHRSAEENAAAAGSALQRWLFRREARLLKVVEEHLCRAARFVFTLAEEDRAALGVASDDRSAVLPLVTRAEAAKKVPRRIDCDAALIGTWTWQPNRIGLDWFLTQVVPHLRPDFRIRVAGNMPSGVTSTHPGVEFVGRVADAQAFVRGAAVIPLISTAGSGVQLKTIETFELGLPSVATSRSLRGIGYRPDNCVVTDDPVAFAAALEQAAADVQDVDGSAFHRRQLKALDASIGLGLSKLGAVRQEAFA, from the coding sequence ATGCATCTGCTGTTCGCCACATCGATCGTGCCCGACGGCGCTCTCGCCTCGGGCTACGAGATCGCCAATGCTGCGATCATCGCCGCGCTGCGGCGTGCCGGCGTGCGCGTCACGGTGATCGGCTTCATCTGGCCCGGCAAAATACCCGCCGATCCCGAAAACACCATCGTTCTCGGCGCCATCGACGTGCGCACGCAAAGCGCCCCGCCGCAGCGGAAGCTGGCCTGGGTCGGTAAGGCGATACTTGCCGGCCTCACTTTCGCCTCGGCGAAGCTGCGCGTCGTTTCCGATAGCGAAATCCGCGCCGCGATCGAGCGCGCCGGCCCCTTCGACGGCTATGTGCTCAATTCCGTGCAGTTCGCCGGCGCCTTTGAAGAGCTCTTTGCCGACCGGCCGTCGATCTTCGTTGCCCACAATGTCGAGCACCGCTCGGCCGAGGAGAATGCCGCCGCGGCGGGCAGCGCGCTGCAACGCTGGCTGTTTCGCCGCGAGGCAAGGCTGCTCAAGGTTGTCGAGGAGCACCTCTGCCGCGCCGCGCGCTTCGTATTCACCCTGGCCGAAGAGGACCGAGCCGCGCTCGGCGTTGCCTCCGACGATCGCTCGGCCGTGCTGCCGCTGGTGACCCGCGCCGAAGCCGCGAAAAAAGTCCCGCGCCGCATCGACTGTGACGCGGCGCTGATCGGCACCTGGACCTGGCAGCCGAACCGCATCGGTCTCGACTGGTTTCTTACCCAGGTCGTGCCGCATCTGAGGCCCGATTTCCGCATCAGGGTGGCCGGCAACATGCCGTCAGGCGTGACGTCCACCCATCCCGGCGTTGAATTCGTCGGCCGCGTTGCGGACGCTCAAGCCTTCGTGCGCGGCGCCGCCGTCATTCCGCTGATCAGCACAGCCGGCAGCGGCGTGCAGCTCAAGACCATCGAAACCTTCGAGCTAGGCTTGCCATCGGTCGCCACCAGCCGCTCGCTGCGCGGCATCGGCTATCGCCCCGACAATTGCGTCGTGACCGACGACCCGGTTGCCTTCGCCGCGGCGCTCGAGCAGGCAGCCGCTGATGTGCAGGATGTCGACGGCAGCGCCTTCCACCGCCGTCAGCTCAAGGCGCTCGATGCGTCGATCGGGCTGGGCCTGAGCAAGCTCGGCGCCGTCAGACAGGAGGCGTTTGCATGA
- a CDS encoding WecB/TagA/CpsF family glycosyltransferase: MNMHAARAAFGLDTLRSILGISVLAIRWDDAIALLARLIAERRFTKVSFLNAHNANIAYTDPVFAAALEDFLILPDGVGVDIAAKLLYGAPFPDNLNGTDFIPAFLQASKRPLTVALLGATRVSAEAASVKLSTLAVQHEFVVIHDGYFSAAEEPKIIERIARLRPDVLLVAMGVPRQELWIERHIDQRHCTLPIAVGALLDFLSGTVPRAPLWMRRLRLEWLFRLCIEPGRLWRRYVVGNPLFLWRVFKQKLAHRPQPVEARR; this comes from the coding sequence ATGAACATGCACGCCGCCCGCGCCGCCTTCGGTCTCGACACGTTGAGGTCCATCCTCGGCATCTCAGTGCTGGCCATCCGCTGGGATGACGCCATCGCGCTGCTCGCCCGGCTGATTGCCGAGCGGCGTTTCACCAAGGTCAGCTTCCTCAACGCCCACAACGCAAACATCGCCTACACCGATCCGGTCTTTGCCGCAGCGCTCGAGGATTTCCTGATCCTGCCGGACGGCGTCGGCGTCGACATCGCGGCCAAGCTGCTCTATGGCGCGCCGTTCCCGGACAACCTTAACGGCACGGATTTCATCCCGGCCTTCCTCCAGGCCTCGAAACGGCCGCTGACGGTGGCGTTGCTCGGCGCGACGCGCGTCAGCGCCGAGGCGGCCTCCGTCAAGCTCTCGACGCTTGCCGTGCAACACGAATTCGTCGTCATCCATGACGGCTATTTCTCCGCCGCCGAGGAGCCAAAGATCATCGAGCGCATCGCCAGGCTGCGGCCCGACGTGCTGCTCGTCGCCATGGGCGTGCCGCGGCAGGAGTTGTGGATCGAGCGCCACATCGACCAGCGTCACTGCACGCTGCCCATCGCGGTCGGCGCGCTGCTCGATTTCCTCAGCGGCACGGTGCCGCGCGCGCCGCTATGGATGCGCCGCCTGCGGCTCGAATGGCTGTTTCGGCTGTGTATCGAACCCGGCCGCCTGTGGCGCCGCTACGTGGTCGGCAACCCGCTCTTCCTGTGGCGCGTCTTCAAGCAGAAACTGGCGCACAGGCCGCAACCGGTGGAGGCGCGCCGGTGA
- a CDS encoding GumC family protein, with product MVDRENREDWRRERSLLALGEAVRGEDSADASLVSIGDKADPSWRQDAAARHRAARAGRESPSKLRSENAAAPSQYQAEPVSDPMQAEYDWVARDAQPEPPEQGLSANRNTEAAVEPRYARRPLGGDDQDAQEWKPLIDPMQVIRGITRSRALILSTTILGAALGIAIALSTPKKYEATTDVIIDPRDLKLTDRDLTQNVVASDATLAIVENQVRILTSGMVLNKVVDDLNLTNDPEFNGQGEAGIGLMPMLRSILSRQDAQGPADEARRRGLTVGNLAEKLDVERGGKTFVVSVTATTQEPKKSALIANTMVSAFQQISSDIQSKTAGRATDELTGRLSELRKGVETAERAVEDFRATHDLVDAQGHLISDDQMLKLNEQLSVARARTLELNARAASARSLDVNSILNGTLPEEIGSNTMSELRSQYAALKQEADSAAIKFGPRHPQLQALNAQLAGARERIGAELQRIASSLQVDLKRSVQLEQDLASRLAQAKVQSGDVNNNLVSLRELEREAAAKRSVYEQYLLRAKETGEQKDINTANVSVISPAYPPLEAKGPSRAVMVLAGLLLGLFAGIGLGGLRGAYASLREAANARSRREAEERVPASRQGTQERVPAAEDRTYRTAPPIAAPSFTQPSALPPAPPSAPPPAGDAGRPGLFGSLTSALRNLMPARAEKPAAADPVLPGGAAVPEVRQAQPVAQPRQAIELAPAPAYPEEQQPDDASSYWYSGPAAPYAGQRFESPEPDPAAAPGDQQSQIDEIRAGLHEFREAVRELTENRSRRRYF from the coding sequence ATGGTCGACAGGGAAAACCGTGAGGACTGGAGGCGCGAGCGCTCCCTGCTGGCGCTCGGCGAAGCCGTGCGCGGCGAGGACAGCGCGGACGCATCGCTGGTTTCGATAGGCGACAAGGCCGACCCGTCATGGCGCCAGGACGCCGCCGCCCGGCACCGCGCCGCGCGCGCCGGGCGCGAAAGCCCCTCGAAGCTCCGGTCCGAGAATGCGGCGGCGCCCAGCCAGTATCAGGCCGAACCGGTTTCGGACCCGATGCAGGCCGAATACGACTGGGTTGCGCGAGACGCGCAGCCCGAACCGCCGGAGCAGGGACTTTCCGCGAACCGTAATACGGAAGCCGCAGTCGAGCCTCGATACGCAAGGCGACCGCTTGGCGGCGACGATCAGGATGCTCAGGAATGGAAGCCGCTGATCGACCCGATGCAGGTCATTCGCGGCATCACCCGCTCCAGGGCGCTGATCCTTTCCACCACGATTTTGGGCGCGGCACTTGGCATTGCCATCGCGCTGTCGACGCCGAAGAAATACGAGGCCACGACGGACGTCATCATCGACCCGCGCGACCTCAAGCTCACCGATCGCGACCTGACGCAGAACGTGGTCGCCTCGGATGCGACGCTGGCCATCGTCGAGAACCAGGTCCGCATCCTCACCTCGGGCATGGTCCTGAACAAGGTCGTCGACGACCTTAATCTCACCAACGATCCGGAATTCAACGGGCAGGGCGAGGCAGGCATCGGCCTGATGCCGATGCTCCGCTCGATCCTATCGCGGCAGGATGCCCAGGGTCCGGCCGACGAGGCCCGCCGCCGCGGGCTGACGGTTGGCAATCTGGCGGAGAAGCTCGACGTCGAGCGTGGCGGCAAGACCTTCGTCGTCTCGGTCACCGCCACCACCCAGGAGCCGAAAAAATCGGCGCTGATCGCCAACACCATGGTCAGCGCTTTCCAGCAGATCTCCAGCGACATCCAGTCCAAGACCGCTGGCCGCGCCACCGACGAACTGACCGGCAGGCTCAGCGAATTGCGCAAGGGCGTCGAGACGGCCGAGCGCGCGGTCGAGGATTTCCGAGCCACGCATGATCTCGTCGATGCGCAAGGTCACCTGATCAGCGACGACCAGATGCTGAAGCTCAACGAGCAGCTTTCCGTTGCCCGCGCACGCACCTTGGAACTTAACGCCCGCGCAGCCTCGGCACGCTCGCTCGACGTCAATTCAATCTTGAACGGCACCTTGCCGGAAGAGATCGGTTCCAACACGATGAGCGAACTGCGCTCGCAATATGCGGCCTTGAAGCAGGAGGCCGACAGCGCCGCGATCAAATTCGGGCCGCGCCATCCTCAATTGCAGGCGCTTAACGCCCAGCTTGCCGGCGCACGCGAACGCATCGGCGCCGAATTGCAGCGCATCGCCTCCTCCTTGCAGGTCGACCTGAAGCGTTCGGTCCAACTCGAGCAGGATCTTGCGTCGCGCCTGGCGCAGGCCAAGGTGCAGAGCGGCGACGTCAACAACAACCTGGTTTCCCTGCGCGAGCTTGAGCGCGAGGCGGCCGCCAAGCGCTCCGTCTACGAACAATATCTGCTGCGCGCCAAGGAGACCGGCGAGCAGAAGGACATCAACACCGCCAATGTCAGCGTCATATCGCCGGCCTATCCGCCGCTGGAAGCCAAGGGGCCGTCGCGCGCCGTGATGGTGCTGGCCGGGTTGCTGCTTGGCCTCTTTGCCGGCATTGGCCTCGGCGGGCTGCGCGGCGCCTATGCAAGCCTGCGTGAAGCGGCCAACGCCCGCTCGCGCCGCGAGGCTGAAGAGCGCGTGCCCGCCTCGCGCCAAGGCACCCAGGAGCGTGTCCCTGCCGCTGAGGACAGGACATACCGCACCGCTCCGCCGATTGCGGCTCCATCGTTCACGCAGCCATCCGCGCTGCCACCTGCTCCGCCATCCGCGCCGCCGCCGGCTGGCGATGCCGGACGGCCCGGGCTGTTTGGGTCGCTGACGTCCGCGCTGCGCAATCTCATGCCGGCAAGGGCGGAAAAACCGGCCGCTGCAGATCCCGTTTTGCCCGGCGGCGCCGCCGTGCCGGAGGTACGTCAGGCGCAACCGGTCGCTCAGCCTCGGCAAGCGATTGAGCTGGCGCCCGCGCCGGCCTATCCCGAGGAGCAGCAGCCCGACGACGCGTCGAGCTACTGGTATTCCGGGCCGGCGGCGCCTTATGCCGGGCAGCGGTTCGAGTCGCCGGAGCCCGATCCGGCCGCGGCGCCGGGCGACCAGCAGAGCCAGATCGACGAGATCCGCGCCGGCCTGCACGAATTCCGCGAGGCGGTGCGCGAGCTCACCGAAAACCGCTCGCGCCGCCGCTATTTCTAA
- a CDS encoding GlxA family transcriptional regulator — protein sequence MPNLTASVERPVTNDPVQGGRQFAFLLVDKFSMFSLAAAIDTFRSANRLLGRDFYGWTTVSADGDAVMASNGLPLKIDYAVADLPPVDILFVSVGLSIEFPGKSKVLAALRSWGRRGNALGALSVGSYLLAEAGQLDGYRCTIHWENRAGFMERFPDINCTGNVFEIDRKRYTCAGGTTSIDLMLEIVRGDFGSNLANGVANQFQHERIRSAGDRQRVGPERDLTGKSEKLRRIVELMADHLDEPLSAVQLAKSAGLSVRQVERLFLRHLSVTPGRYYMRLRLERARELLRQTNMPILDVAIATGFTSHSYFAQSYRLQFGRPPSEERRTTY from the coding sequence TTGCCTAACCTTACTGCTTCCGTCGAACGGCCGGTCACGAACGATCCCGTTCAAGGCGGTCGGCAGTTCGCGTTCCTGCTGGTCGACAAGTTCTCGATGTTTTCGCTCGCCGCGGCAATCGACACCTTCCGCTCGGCCAACCGTCTGCTCGGCCGCGATTTCTATGGCTGGACCACCGTGTCCGCCGACGGCGACGCGGTCATGGCATCCAACGGCCTGCCGCTCAAGATCGATTATGCCGTCGCCGATCTGCCGCCGGTCGACATCCTGTTCGTGTCCGTAGGCCTTTCCATCGAATTCCCGGGCAAGAGCAAGGTGCTGGCGGCGCTGCGCAGCTGGGGCCGGCGCGGCAATGCGCTCGGCGCGCTGTCGGTCGGCTCCTATCTGCTTGCCGAAGCCGGGCAGCTCGATGGCTATCGCTGCACCATTCACTGGGAAAACCGCGCCGGATTCATGGAGCGCTTTCCGGACATCAACTGCACCGGCAACGTCTTCGAGATCGACCGCAAGCGCTATACCTGCGCCGGCGGCACCACCTCTATCGACCTGATGCTGGAAATCGTGCGCGGCGATTTCGGCTCCAACCTCGCCAACGGCGTCGCCAACCAGTTCCAGCATGAGCGCATCCGCTCGGCCGGCGACCGCCAGCGCGTCGGGCCCGAGCGCGATCTCACCGGCAAGTCGGAGAAGCTGCGGCGCATCGTGGAGCTGATGGCAGACCATCTCGACGAGCCGCTTTCGGCGGTGCAGCTTGCCAAGTCGGCGGGCCTCTCGGTGCGCCAGGTCGAACGCCTCTTCCTGCGCCACCTCAGCGTGACGCCGGGCCGCTACTACATGCGGCTGAGGCTGGAGCGGGCGCGCGAATTGCTGCGCCAGACCAACATGCCGATCCTCGACGTGGCGATCGCCACCGGCTTCACCTCGCACTCCTACTTCGCGCAGAGCTACCGGCTGCAGTTCGGCCGCCCGCCGTCCGAAGAGCGCCGCACCACCTATTGA
- a CDS encoding DUF6492 family protein translates to MNSRFVPDAATTAEPSPRTPSAAIVTASYAPDFERCRLLCETIDRHVTGVARHYILVEHRDVAQFRQLESSRRTVIDERDLLPRWLRVFDDPLSLFRRRVWLSLRTQPLRGWHVQQLRRVAIAGHAKEDVLVFCDSDVAFLKPFDTGVLWRDGKVRLFRRDGVLSNNGHDEHRVWSRNAGAALGIDPPSVSTHDYISTLIAWRRETVNAMCERIEKMHGRDWVSVVGSARKFSECMIYGRYVDDVLDGAGHFHGAEEFCRVHWNGEALSDDAFRRFVADMGPEQVAIGMQSFIGTDVGRIRRLIGLDM, encoded by the coding sequence GTGAACAGCCGTTTCGTACCGGACGCGGCTACCACCGCCGAGCCGTCGCCGCGCACGCCTTCCGCGGCAATCGTGACGGCGAGCTACGCGCCGGATTTCGAACGCTGCCGGCTGCTGTGCGAAACCATCGACCGCCACGTGACCGGCGTGGCGCGGCACTACATTCTTGTCGAGCACCGCGACGTGGCGCAGTTTCGCCAGCTGGAATCGAGCCGTCGCACCGTCATCGACGAGCGCGACCTGCTGCCCCGCTGGCTGCGGGTGTTCGACGATCCACTCAGCCTGTTTCGCCGCCGCGTCTGGCTGAGCTTGCGCACCCAGCCGCTGCGCGGCTGGCATGTGCAGCAACTGCGTCGCGTCGCCATTGCCGGCCATGCGAAGGAAGACGTGCTCGTCTTCTGCGATTCCGATGTCGCCTTCCTCAAACCGTTCGACACCGGCGTCTTATGGCGCGACGGCAAGGTGCGGCTGTTCCGGCGCGACGGCGTCCTGTCCAATAACGGTCATGACGAGCACCGCGTCTGGTCGCGCAATGCCGGCGCGGCGCTTGGCATAGATCCACCCAGCGTCTCCACGCACGACTATATCTCGACGCTGATCGCCTGGCGCCGTGAGACGGTCAATGCGATGTGCGAGCGGATCGAAAAAATGCACGGCCGCGACTGGGTGAGCGTCGTCGGCTCGGCGCGCAAATTCTCCGAATGCATGATCTACGGCCGCTATGTCGATGACGTGCTGGACGGCGCCGGCCATTTCCACGGCGCGGAGGAATTCTGCCGCGTCCACTGGAACGGCGAGGCGCTATCGGATGACGCGTTTCGCCGCTTTGTCGCCGACATGGGGCCTGAACAGGTGGCGATCGGCATGCAGTCTTTTATCGGCACCGATGTCGGCCGCATCCGCCGCCTGATCGGACTCGACATGTAG
- the folD gene encoding bifunctional methylenetetrahydrofolate dehydrogenase/methenyltetrahydrofolate cyclohydrolase FolD, giving the protein MAEVIDGKNVAEDVVRKVKALTAELSAKDATRPGLAVVIVGEDPASQVYVASKSRTAKECGFHSLQHTLPAETSEAELLRIVGELNADPSIHGILVQLPLPGHIDAGKVIQTIAPEKDVDGFHFINVGKLGTGELETAFVPCTPAGSMLLIERVRGKDLSGLNAVVVGRSNIVGKPMANLLLAANCTVTIAHSRTKDLPALARTADILIAAVGRAEMVKGDWVKPGATVIDVGINRIPAPEKGEGKSRLVGDVAYAEAAKAAGAITPVPGGVGPMTIAMLMANTVASAYLAAGMKRPSF; this is encoded by the coding sequence ATGGCCGAAGTGATTGACGGAAAGAACGTCGCCGAGGACGTGGTGCGGAAGGTCAAGGCGCTGACCGCCGAGCTGTCGGCCAAGGACGCGACCAGGCCGGGCCTGGCGGTGGTGATCGTCGGCGAGGATCCGGCAAGCCAGGTCTATGTCGCCTCGAAATCGCGCACTGCCAAGGAATGCGGCTTCCATTCGCTTCAGCATACCCTGCCGGCGGAGACTTCGGAGGCCGAACTGCTCAGGATCGTCGGCGAGCTCAATGCCGACCCGTCCATCCACGGCATCCTCGTGCAATTGCCGCTGCCGGGGCACATCGATGCCGGCAAGGTCATTCAGACCATCGCGCCGGAGAAGGATGTCGACGGCTTCCATTTCATCAATGTCGGCAAGCTCGGCACCGGCGAGTTGGAGACGGCTTTCGTGCCCTGCACGCCGGCCGGCTCCATGCTCTTGATCGAGCGCGTGCGCGGCAAGGATCTGTCCGGCCTCAACGCCGTCGTCGTCGGCCGCTCCAACATCGTCGGTAAGCCGATGGCCAATCTGCTGCTCGCGGCCAACTGCACCGTCACCATCGCCCACAGCCGCACCAAGGACCTGCCGGCGCTGGCGCGCACCGCCGACATTCTAATTGCCGCTGTCGGCCGCGCGGAAATGGTCAAGGGCGATTGGGTCAAGCCCGGCGCCACCGTCATCGATGTCGGCATCAACCGCATACCGGCGCCCGAGAAGGGCGAGGGCAAGTCACGGCTGGTCGGCGACGTCGCTTATGCCGAGGCGGCGAAGGCGGCGGGCGCCATCACGCCGGTTCCCGGTGGCGTCGGGCCGATGACCATTGCCATGCTGATGGCGAACACTGTAGCTTCCGCCTACCTCGCGGCCGGGATGAAGCGGCCGTCCTTCTGA
- a CDS encoding lipopolysaccharide biosynthesis protein, giving the protein MTQTSDIPHRRTLARIGTFVAARRKLVLDYFSAISGAGGRLVFSLAYFIALANTLSIAEFGMFATASAAGIMLSRILAFGFISALYRTATIRPKLIGTFTAGFLLLGVVSLPFLAAASYAVYLIFFAGTVPLPVFAAVVFAEALLWRPVEVALIVNNGLGKFGRAAVLAILATALRALGAVLFMLAAQHSVNVWSWYYIGANAASLIVAFAFFYPRQRLRLRSELYFRRLADSIYVAGSEVLFYLQMEFDKLLVLSIGGAHLAGIYAIIMRLVDLTAIPIRTFSMMLVQRMMRAPELLSRLTVKSGIEGGVFLVSTLALLALGIVLHFFPNALGRNVAEAAPLVALAIFVPGLRNLVEYQAELLFARGQTAVRAINLGLLAGLKAVLLTYVLTTILDTPKLVLSLNVVFLLLYLASMLLTYSAMRRPAKAI; this is encoded by the coding sequence ATGACCCAGACCAGCGACATACCGCACAGGCGGACCCTCGCGCGGATCGGCACCTTCGTGGCCGCACGCCGCAAGCTGGTTTTAGACTATTTCTCGGCGATCAGCGGCGCCGGCGGCCGGCTGGTGTTCTCGCTCGCCTATTTCATTGCGCTCGCCAACACGCTCTCGATCGCCGAATTCGGCATGTTCGCCACGGCGTCGGCCGCAGGCATCATGCTGTCGCGCATCCTCGCCTTCGGCTTCATCTCGGCGCTCTACCGCACGGCGACGATCCGACCCAAACTGATCGGCACCTTCACCGCCGGTTTCCTGCTGCTCGGCGTGGTCTCGCTGCCATTTCTGGCCGCCGCCTCCTACGCCGTCTACCTGATCTTCTTTGCCGGCACCGTGCCGCTTCCGGTCTTCGCCGCGGTCGTCTTCGCCGAAGCGCTGCTGTGGCGGCCGGTCGAGGTGGCGCTGATCGTCAACAACGGTCTCGGCAAGTTCGGCCGCGCCGCTGTGCTGGCGATCCTGGCGACGGCCTTACGGGCGCTCGGGGCCGTGCTGTTCATGCTTGCCGCGCAGCACAGCGTCAATGTCTGGTCTTGGTATTATATCGGTGCCAACGCCGCATCGCTGATCGTCGCCTTCGCCTTCTTCTATCCGCGCCAGCGGCTGAGATTGCGCTCGGAGCTCTATTTCAGGCGGCTCGCCGATTCCATCTATGTGGCCGGATCGGAGGTGCTGTTTTACCTGCAGATGGAATTCGACAAGCTGCTCGTACTTTCGATCGGCGGCGCTCATCTTGCCGGTATCTATGCCATCATCATGCGGCTGGTCGACCTGACGGCGATCCCGATCCGCACCTTCTCGATGATGCTGGTGCAGCGCATGATGCGGGCGCCCGAGCTTTTGTCGCGGCTGACGGTCAAGAGCGGCATCGAGGGCGGCGTGTTCCTGGTCTCGACGCTGGCGCTGCTGGCGCTCGGCATCGTGCTGCACTTCTTTCCCAACGCGCTGGGCAGGAACGTCGCCGAGGCAGCGCCCCTGGTGGCGCTGGCGATCTTCGTGCCGGGTCTGCGCAACCTCGTCGAATACCAGGCCGAGCTTCTGTTCGCGCGCGGCCAGACCGCCGTCAGGGCGATCAATCTCGGCCTGCTCGCCGGGCTGAAGGCTGTGCTGTTGACCTATGTGCTGACGACCATCCTCGACACGCCCAAGCTGGTGCTGTCGCTCAACGTCGTCTTCCTGCTGCTTTACCTGGCCTCGATGCTGCTGACCTATTCGGCGATGCGCCGCCCGGCCAAAGCCATCTAG
- a CDS encoding vWA domain-containing protein, which yields MAGLARSVAAAILLLSMTTLGFAANKVIIILDASGSMWAQIDGKPKLEIARESLRMVLQSVPADDEIGFMAYGHRTKGSCDDIELIVPPQAGSASAITAAADSMKFLGKTPLTAAVKQAAEALKYTEDKATVVLITDGLETCGGDPCALGKELEASGVDFTADVVGFGLTADEGKQIACLADNTGGKYIQASDEKALQEALVETVAAPAPAPEPAPAQAPATEPAKPEFNFMPSVVLAEGGDPVTDGNAWEIYTAKPDGTRGDSVTTEYGAYKGNLEPGDYVVVASDGQARTEQKIKIEAGQVYQPLFTLNAGTLILHPRPSQGADIADGAALEFAYPGDHTTTYGDTKIILPAGEEKVTVTIGSGKVTETIQLAAGQTVEKDVIVGVGHLVVNAFYTAGGDKADGSGIGFEIVKAKKKIDGTRESIEHSYGPDSKFWLPPDDYVAIATVDLAVVEQPFSIKVGHDQDLKITMNAGVLAITAPGASKIEVFEAKKDVNGKRKSLGYAYDEKYQAAIPAGDYAVVSEKSDNSTKEGAATVKAGERNELTVQ from the coding sequence ATGGCGGGACTGGCACGGAGCGTCGCTGCGGCGATCCTCCTTTTGTCAATGACCACGCTTGGCTTTGCCGCCAATAAGGTCATCATCATCCTCGACGCATCGGGCTCCATGTGGGCCCAGATCGACGGCAAGCCGAAGCTCGAAATCGCGCGCGAATCGCTGCGCATGGTGCTGCAGTCGGTGCCGGCCGACGATGAAATCGGCTTCATGGCCTATGGCCATCGCACCAAGGGCAGTTGCGACGACATCGAGCTGATCGTGCCGCCGCAGGCGGGCTCGGCCAGCGCGATCACGGCCGCCGCCGACAGCATGAAATTCCTGGGCAAGACGCCGCTGACCGCGGCCGTCAAGCAGGCCGCCGAGGCGCTGAAATATACCGAGGACAAGGCGACCGTCGTGCTTATCACCGACGGGCTGGAGACCTGCGGCGGCGACCCGTGCGCGCTCGGCAAGGAACTGGAAGCCTCAGGCGTCGACTTCACCGCCGACGTCGTCGGCTTCGGCCTCACCGCCGACGAGGGCAAGCAGATCGCCTGTCTGGCCGACAACACCGGCGGCAAATACATCCAGGCCTCCGACGAGAAGGCGTTGCAGGAAGCGCTGGTCGAGACCGTAGCGGCGCCGGCCCCCGCGCCCGAACCTGCGCCGGCTCAAGCACCGGCGACCGAGCCAGCCAAGCCGGAGTTCAATTTCATGCCGAGCGTGGTGCTCGCCGAAGGCGGCGATCCGGTCACCGACGGCAACGCCTGGGAGATCTACACGGCCAAGCCCGACGGCACACGCGGCGATTCCGTCACCACCGAATACGGCGCCTATAAGGGTAATCTTGAACCCGGCGATTACGTCGTCGTCGCATCTGACGGCCAGGCCAGGACAGAGCAGAAAATCAAGATCGAGGCAGGCCAGGTCTACCAGCCGCTCTTCACCTTGAATGCCGGCACGCTGATCCTTCATCCGCGGCCAAGTCAGGGGGCTGACATTGCCGACGGTGCGGCGCTGGAATTCGCCTATCCGGGTGATCACACGACGACCTATGGCGATACCAAGATCATCCTGCCGGCCGGCGAGGAGAAGGTCACGGTGACGATCGGCAGCGGCAAGGTCACCGAAACCATTCAGCTCGCGGCCGGGCAGACGGTCGAGAAGGATGTGATCGTCGGCGTCGGCCACCTCGTCGTCAACGCCTTCTATACCGCCGGCGGCGACAAGGCCGATGGCTCCGGCATCGGCTTCGAGATCGTCAAGGCGAAGAAGAAGATCGACGGCACACGCGAAAGCATCGAGCACTCCTATGGGCCCGATAGCAAATTCTGGCTGCCGCCGGATGACTATGTGGCAATCGCCACCGTCGATCTTGCGGTCGTCGAGCAGCCCTTCAGCATCAAGGTTGGCCACGATCAGGATTTGAAGATCACCATGAATGCCGGCGTTCTGGCGATCACCGCGCCCGGCGCCTCCAAGATCGAGGTTTTCGAGGCGAAGAAGGACGTCAACGGCAAGCGCAAGTCGCTTGGCTACGCCTATGACGAGAAATATCAGGCGGCGATTCCAGCCGGCGACTATGCTGTCGTCTCGGAGAAATCGGATAACAGCACGAAAGAAGGCGCCGCGACGGTGAAAGCCGGCGAGCGGAACGAACTCACCGTCCAATAA